The nucleotide window CGCTTTATGATTGAAGATAAAATAATACAATTTTTCGGCAGTGCCCGGTCATCTTTAAAAACCCTTAAGAAAATCGGGAACACCCCCATTGATATCCTGATGTTTCCATTGCAGGGCCATTCAAATATTTGTAAAATCGGCCTGAACCATGTCAGATATCTTAAACCGAAACTGGTTATTCCCCATCACCATGATAATTTTTTTCCCCCCATATCAAAAACGATTGATATCAGCCCCTTTGTGGATCAAATCAAAAAAAAGTGTAAAGATACCAGGATTATTGTTCCTCAAATAAATGAATGTTTAACATTTTAAATTCACAGCACATGTTCATGCTTCTGCTATCTTTTTTTTGTATATCCTGATTTTTTGGGTGTAACAAACCTGCCGTCAACCTGATCTAAATCCAACCACCATTTTTGTTTATAATTGGGTTTATGATATCCTAAAAGGTCATCACACCATATCCCAAATTTCCGGGTGGATGGAAATTTTCTTAAAAACCAGTTGACCGTTCTGTGAAAAGGGGTGAACGGCTTATTCCACGGGCATACCTTGATGCAGGTGCCGCAACCGGAACCGTTTGGGTTGCCCACTCTCATGGAGGTGCATTTTTTAACGTCATTGGGCCATTTTTCATACCCGTTGTGCATGATTTTATCACCATAGCTGATGGCCTGGGACGGGCACATTTCAGCACATTTGCCACATTTGCTGCAAAAATCCTGAAGTCCGAAATCAATGGGCCTGTCAATTTCAAGGGGCATATCCGTCGTAACTACAGCTGCCTTATATCTTGGCCCTAGGAAAGGGTTGATCACCACATCCCCCATACGCGACATCTCTCCAATGCCGGACCACAGCAGGATAGGGGGAACCACTACCTTGTAATTCATGGCATGGTGGGATCTTGCCGGATATCCGAGCCGCCGGATGTAATCCGCCAGAATACAGGCAATATACCCGGAACCGGCATAGGCTAAAAAACTCATGGAATTGCTGATCCAGTCACTCCCGTTAAATGCCGATGCTGTTCGCCAGTCCTGATCAACTACAATGGAAATAGCATATTTGTGATTGAGTTCAACTTTTTTGCCTTTGTGCTTGGAGTGTGAGAACACGGCATATTGAGGGAGTTTACAGATGCCGACAATATCTGCTCTCAAAAAATAGGCTGTCTCTTTTATATGCCAGGCATTTGTTTTAGGATCATCTGTTCCTGGGGCAATATCATCTGAAGTATCGGGCATGGGCGGCCAAAAAGAAGTGTTCCAGGGTGAGCGGCCGGCTTGTTTGAGTTTCATGGGCTCGTCCACCATATGCCCAAGTGCGCCACCCATGGTACACAATGCCCCTGATAAAGGGTGCTTGCCAATGAATCGCCCATACTCTTTTTTGAGTTTTTCTCCGTACTCTCCTTTTCCAGCCCGTTGAAATCCGCCATCCCTTTCATCAACTCTTTGAATCTTGTTATCATGAATAGCGGTTGTGGGCCGGTCAACCCTGTCAAGGATATGAACAGGATAGGGGTCTGGCCTGTCTTTTCTGCAATCATCTCGAATATCTGATGTAAAGATGCGTGTCATTTTTTACTCCTGTTAAAAGGTTCCAGTATGTGTGTTTTTCTCAATTTAAATACCAATACCAAATATTAATGTTCAATATTTATGCCAGTGCCTATAATCAAAATTATGCTATTAATTCAGTTGGTTGGATTTGTCAGGTCTGTTGAAAGTTAACGAAATTTCAGTCTTAATGATTTTTCGTTGTAATACAATGAGATTTCATTTAATTTATCCTTATGAATATCAACTCAACTTATCAACCTGAATTTGAGTCGCTAAAAGCGCTCTTAATTGAAATGGCCATGGAACGGTCTGTTGACGTTCTTTTAAATCTCATTGTCAACCGGATGGTGCAGCGCCCTCACATAGCTCTGGTTAGAATCTGGTTAAAAAAAAAGGCGGATATCTGCAATAAATGCTCCATGTTCAAATTATGCGGACAAAAAAAAGAGTGTCTCCATTTGGTTGCAAGCAAAGGCGATTCAATATCAATGCCTCCTCACAATTTTTCTGATCTCAATGGGCATGGGCAAAGGATTCCCATGGGGGTCACCTGTATCGGGAAAGTGGCTCAGAACAAAAAACCGTTAAGCCCGGAAGATATTAAGTCAGATCCTGACTGGCAAAACAGGGACAACTGGGCCAAAGGAGAACATCTTCTCGGATTCGGCGGCCAACCCCTGCGCTTTAAAGACGATGTTTTCGGTGTGATTGCCATTTATTCGAGGATCAAATCCGACCGGGTAAAAGAAGGCAGGTTCTGGTTGAATATGATCGCCAACCACACTGCTGCCGCAATTGCCAACGCCAATGCATTCAGACAAATTGATCATTTAAAATCTCAATTGGAACTTGAAAACCAGTATCTGAAAGAAGAGATCAACCAGGCTCGTTCTTTTGGCAGTATTATAGGTAAAAGTCCGTCTTTGATGAATATTCTGAACCAGATAGAGCTTGTGGCACCAACAGATGCCAGTGTGTTTATTTTTGGAGAATCCGGTACAGGCAAGGAATTGGCAGCACGGGAAATTCATAACCGAAGCCTTCGGAAAGACAAACCCATGATTAAAGTCAATTGTGCCTCTATTCCGGGTGAACTCTATGAAAGTGAATTTTTTGGCCACATCAAAGGCGCGTTTACCGGTGCCGTAAAAAACCGGGCCGGACGGTTCCAGGCGGCTGACGGGGGAACCCTTTTTCTCGATGAGATTGGAGAATTGCCTCTTGCACTTCAGGGCAAACTTCTTCGGGTTTTACAAGAAGGTGCTTATGAACGAATTGGTGAAGATATAACAAGACATGTAAATGTAAGGATTATTGCAGCCACAAATAAAAATATCAAACAAGAAATCAAACAAGGGCGGTTCAGGCAGGATCTGTATTACAGGCTCAATGTCTTTCCCATAGAGATTGAACCCCTGAGAAACAGGAAAGAGGATATCCGTTTATTGACCTATCATTTTCTTGAAAAAATTTCATCCGACATGAACAGAGACATTCCAGATATTTCCAGTGCCGGAATGAAACAGCTTATTTCTTATCATTGGCCCGGAAATGTAAGAGAACTGAGAAATATTATTGAGCGCTCCATTATCACATCAGGAGACATGAACCTGAAACTTACATTCCCGGACAATGAACAACAACCGTTATCTTATAACCCCGCAGGTAATTATCTAAAAAACAAAGCCCCGACAGACAAAGTATTGACAGACAAAGAGTTAAATCGGTTTGTTAAAAAAAACATACAGGCTGCACTCAAAGCATGTAATGGGAAGATTTATGGGAAAGATGGGGCTGCAAATCTTCTTGGTTGTGTGCCCACAACGCTTTGTTCCAGAATTAAAAAATTTAATATTAATATCCTGGAAATAAAAAAGTAATCATGGCCCTCCACCCCTATATGTTTTTTGAAAATTAAGGTGAAATTTGCGCAAAAAAGATTAAGCCCGGCACAGATAGTGCCGGGCTTATTTAAGATGTTAAACAATTAAGGTGCTGCAAAACAATTTAAGATGCCAGTTCACGCCTGTCGGACATATCCACAAGCGTTCTTTCTCTTGCCTTGTCAATGCCGAGCTGTTTTCGTTTTTTGTCAATATGAGCGATCATCATTCGAGCAATTTCAATGGGGTCAGAAGCCATACCCCATTTTCCATATCCCTTTTTTTCAAGACCATTAAACATAAGATCATGGAATTTAGTTTCCTTGATGGTTGGAAAACCGACACCAAAAACCGTATAAACGCCTGAAGCTACAAAATAATGGCCAATGGCCAATGCTTTTTCACTCATCCATTCGGGCGCACATCCGGCTACCGGAAGATCTGCAATGCTGTTTCCAAGACCTCCGGCTTTTACCATGGCTGACGCTGCAATGAGAATTCTTGTGTTGTCCACACAGGAACCAAGGCCCAGAACCGGAGGCATACCAACGGTTTCACAAACCTCGGCAAGACCAGGGCCTGCAAGTGGTGCAGCTTCAGGAACCAGAAGGCCCGCCTTGGCAAGCGCTATTTGTGAACATCCTGTTTGGAGTACGAGAACATCATTTCTAATCAGCTCTTTTACCAGGGCAACATGAACTGAATCTTGTTTAACTTTTGGATTTGTACAACCCACAACTCCTGCAACCCCTCGGATTCTTCCATTAATAATATTGTCATTCAGCGGTGAATAGCTGCCCCTGAAGGTTCCGCCCAGCATATATTCGATATATTCGTGGCTAAAGCCGTGGACACCCGCCTGGATCTTTTTTGGAATCTCTATGGGCATACTTCTGGTGCCATACCTGGCAATGGCCTTTGAGAGAATTTCATCCGTGCATTTCCTGGGATCAATTTCATCAAACTCAACATGGGTGGCCCCTTCAATTTTCGCTCTCGGGTTTGTGGTTATCAAATGGGTATCATAACATTTGGCCACTTCTGCCAGACCCTGCTTGATGCACTGGATATCCACCACCATGGCATCCACTGCACCTGTAACGATTATCGCTTCTGTTGATCCAAAGTTTCCGGCATGAGGAACTCCGTGACGAGACATCATTTCCGCACCGGAACAGCACATTCCCACAAGATTAATCCCTTTGGCACCCTTGGCTTTGGCCTCTTCAATAAAAAAAGAATCATTTACAGCCGCCAGCATGCCTTCAAACATGGCAGGTTCATGGCCATGCACAATAATATTTACATGATCCTCCTTTAATACCCCCATATTGACATCTGCAAGGGTGGGAGAGGGGGTTCCGAACATTATGTCGGACAGTTCGGTTGCCACCATGGAACCGCCCCATCCGTCGGCAAGGGCTGTTCTGGTGATCTGTTTCATTAAATTGTCATAGTCCTGGTCACATCCGATATGGGTCCTGCTCATCATTTCCATGATTTCCAGCATGGCCCCTCTGGGCATGACGCCATCTTTTCTCCACAATTCCCGGGTTGCCTCAGGTGCCAGTTTGGTAAAAGGCATTTCACCGTCAACATTGGAAAATGTTTTTTCAAGTTCATCACACAGCTCTTTTGCAACCTCCAGAACCTCTTTTCCCTCAACATCAATGCCGAGGGATTTGCCAACCCGTTCAAGTTTCAGGGTATCCTCAATGGTAAAATCCTTGACCTTACCGTCAATAATCCCCCTGAACAATTCAAGGATATGCCTGCCATGATCATTGTGGGAGGCAGATCCGGCTGCCACATTTCGTCCGAAATTTCGTGCCATGATCGTATCAATGGTTGCACCGCATACGCCTACTTTTTTATATGGATCTCTTGGATTCAAGCGGCAGGGTCCCATGTAGCAATGCTTGCAACAGGCGGATTCCGCACCAATGGGGCAGGGTTTCATTTCATACCCGCGGTCAAGATCCAGTTTAACACCGTCTCTTCTGGCTTTTGTAAGCATTTGCTGAGTGGCTTCACACATTGTGCGATCCTCAACACTCACCATTTTTTTCTCACTGTTTTCTTTCCCCATTCATATCTCCTTGTTTTTTGCTCCTGGTTGCAATGATGCAGTCACCATACGAATTTTATTACTTCAGTTATCGTAAGGTGATACACCGTGGTATCTTTTTACAAACTAATACATTGTGGTATTTTGTAAAGCATAATTTAATTAAAATGATAATTTTTCATTTTTTTTATTCTAAATTTTTATTGGTCGAAAAAAACTCTAAAGAAAAAAAATACCGGCATGAAATATCACCCCAAAGACTTAACAGCCATAGGCTTTAAGGCATTGGGGTGGGGGGCAGGTAAAAAAAAGTGTGGAGGGAGATGGCTAACCAATTGATTTGACGGATGCAAACCTTGGTTCATGAAGAGCAATAATAATATCCGCTTCTTTTTGAACCTGTTTCATAATATCATAGGCTTTGTAAACATCCACATGGGTTCCCGGCGGGATCACATCCATTTCCATGCCTTTAATTTCAGGCGGGGGATCATAATTTTCATCAATGATGCAAAATCCCGTGATTGCAGCCGTGCCCTTTTGTGTTTCAATAAATACGGTTAAACCGCCTTTTGTGTGGACCGGCGTATGTTTGACGCGAATACCATCTATGATTTCGCAATCTTCCTTAATGATTTCAATCTGATCATTTTCTTCAATATCGTCGATATAGTCTTCCAGATAGCGATAGTCAAGGGGATGGGGATTATGAACGGATTCAAGCTCCTTCTCATGAACATAAAACCGGGCATTTTCACATTTATAATCATTTTCACAATGATCCATATGAAGATGGGTGTGAATTACGATATCAATATCCAAAGGCGATAAGCCGTGTTTTTCAAGCCCTTGCTCAAAGGTGTAAATTTTTCCGCCAATGGCATCTTCCCTGTCCTTTGATCTAATGGGGTTCATCTCACCCGTATCCACGAGAATGTTTTTATCGCCGCCTTTTATCACCCATGTATAAATTGGTATTGTATACTGCTCTCCTTGACCGTATTGATAAGTCATCATGCTTTTATCAAAAACTTTTGTACCCATGACAATGGGATGAATGGTGTATTGTGTCATGATATATTACTCCTTTTACTGATAAGTATCAGTGTATGACTATATGGAAAATGTATCTGCTGTGTCAACGAAGATAAAAAAAATTAAAATCTCACCTCAAAGGTTACCCCAAATTATAAGGAACAGTTGACAATGTCAGTATTTCAGGAAAAAACTTAATCAATCCGCCTTCATTGATAA belongs to Desulfobacula toluolica Tol2 and includes:
- a CDS encoding sigma-54-dependent Fis family transcriptional regulator; amino-acid sequence: MERSVDVLLNLIVNRMVQRPHIALVRIWLKKKADICNKCSMFKLCGQKKECLHLVASKGDSISMPPHNFSDLNGHGQRIPMGVTCIGKVAQNKKPLSPEDIKSDPDWQNRDNWAKGEHLLGFGGQPLRFKDDVFGVIAIYSRIKSDRVKEGRFWLNMIANHTAAAIANANAFRQIDHLKSQLELENQYLKEEINQARSFGSIIGKSPSLMNILNQIELVAPTDASVFIFGESGTGKELAAREIHNRSLRKDKPMIKVNCASIPGELYESEFFGHIKGAFTGAVKNRAGRFQAADGGTLFLDEIGELPLALQGKLLRVLQEGAYERIGEDITRHVNVRIIAATNKNIKQEIKQGRFRQDLYYRLNVFPIEIEPLRNRKEDIRLLTYHFLEKISSDMNRDIPDISSAGMKQLISYHWPGNVRELRNIIERSIITSGDMNLKLTFPDNEQQPLSYNPAGNYLKNKAPTDKVLTDKELNRFVKKNIQAALKACNGKIYGKDGAANLLGCVPTTLCSRIKKFNINILEIKK
- a CDS encoding N-acyl homoserine lactonase family protein, whose product is MTQYTIHPIVMGTKVFDKSMMTYQYGQGEQYTIPIYTWVIKGGDKNILVDTGEMNPIRSKDREDAIGGKIYTFEQGLEKHGLSPLDIDIVIHTHLHMDHCENDYKCENARFYVHEKELESVHNPHPLDYRYLEDYIDDIEENDQIEIIKEDCEIIDGIRVKHTPVHTKGGLTVFIETQKGTAAITGFCIIDENYDPPPEIKGMEMDVIPPGTHVDVYKAYDIMKQVQKEADIIIALHEPRFASVKSIG
- the cooS gene encoding anaerobic carbon-monoxide dehydrogenase catalytic subunit, translating into MGKENSEKKMVSVEDRTMCEATQQMLTKARRDGVKLDLDRGYEMKPCPIGAESACCKHCYMGPCRLNPRDPYKKVGVCGATIDTIMARNFGRNVAAGSASHNDHGRHILELFRGIIDGKVKDFTIEDTLKLERVGKSLGIDVEGKEVLEVAKELCDELEKTFSNVDGEMPFTKLAPEATRELWRKDGVMPRGAMLEIMEMMSRTHIGCDQDYDNLMKQITRTALADGWGGSMVATELSDIMFGTPSPTLADVNMGVLKEDHVNIIVHGHEPAMFEGMLAAVNDSFFIEEAKAKGAKGINLVGMCCSGAEMMSRHGVPHAGNFGSTEAIIVTGAVDAMVVDIQCIKQGLAEVAKCYDTHLITTNPRAKIEGATHVEFDEIDPRKCTDEILSKAIARYGTRSMPIEIPKKIQAGVHGFSHEYIEYMLGGTFRGSYSPLNDNIINGRIRGVAGVVGCTNPKVKQDSVHVALVKELIRNDVLVLQTGCSQIALAKAGLLVPEAAPLAGPGLAEVCETVGMPPVLGLGSCVDNTRILIAASAMVKAGGLGNSIADLPVAGCAPEWMSEKALAIGHYFVASGVYTVFGVGFPTIKETKFHDLMFNGLEKKGYGKWGMASDPIEIARMMIAHIDKKRKQLGIDKARERTLVDMSDRRELAS
- a CDS encoding reductive dehalogenase translates to MTRIFTSDIRDDCRKDRPDPYPVHILDRVDRPTTAIHDNKIQRVDERDGGFQRAGKGEYGEKLKKEYGRFIGKHPLSGALCTMGGALGHMVDEPMKLKQAGRSPWNTSFWPPMPDTSDDIAPGTDDPKTNAWHIKETAYFLRADIVGICKLPQYAVFSHSKHKGKKVELNHKYAISIVVDQDWRTASAFNGSDWISNSMSFLAYAGSGYIACILADYIRRLGYPARSHHAMNYKVVVPPILLWSGIGEMSRMGDVVINPFLGPRYKAAVVTTDMPLEIDRPIDFGLQDFCSKCGKCAEMCPSQAISYGDKIMHNGYEKWPNDVKKCTSMRVGNPNGSGCGTCIKVCPWNKPFTPFHRTVNWFLRKFPSTRKFGIWCDDLLGYHKPNYKQKWWLDLDQVDGRFVTPKKSGYTKKR